The following coding sequences are from one Apodemus sylvaticus chromosome X, mApoSyl1.1, whole genome shotgun sequence window:
- the Itgb1bp2 gene encoding integrin beta-1-binding protein 2 isoform X2: MSLFCYNKGCGQHFDPNTNLPDSCHYHPGVPIFHDALKGWSCCRKRTVDFSEFLNIQGCAVGPHCAEKLPEVPPQPEAPATSSLQEQKPLNTIPKSAETLFRERPKSEMPPKLLPLLISQALGVALEQKELDQEPGAGLDSSRIWTGSSCQNPGCDAVYQGPESDATPCTYHPGAPRFHEGMKSWSCCGIQTLDFGAFLAQPGCRVGRHDWAKQLPASCRHDWHQTDSLVVLTVYGQIPLPAFNWVKASQTEVINVEQSSVSLMPSRVEISLVKADPGSWAQLEHPDSLAKKARAGVLLEMDGEESEDSDDDLSWTEEEDEEEEEAMGE; the protein is encoded by the exons ATGTCTCTGTTCTGCTATAACAAAGGCTGTGGGCAACACTTTGACCCCAATACCAATCTCCCTG ATTCCTGTCACTATCATCCTGGGGTTCCAATCTTTCATGATGCACTTAAG GGTTGGTCCTGCTGCCGAAAGCGAACTGTAGATTTCTCTGAGTTCTTAAACATTCAG GGCTGTGCTGTGGGACCACACTGTGCTGAGAAGCTTCCTGAGGTCCCTCCTCAGCCTGAGGCCCCTGCCACAAGCTCACTTCAGGAGCAAAAACCTCTGAATACAATTCCAAAGTCAGCAGAGACCTTGTTCCGAGAAAGGCCTAA GTCTGAGATGCCTCCCAAACTGCTGCCACTTCTTATATCTCAAGCCCTGGGAGTGGCTTTGGAACAGAAGGAACTAGACCAGGAACCTGGAGCAG GACTTGACAGTAGTCGCATCTGGACTGGTTCCAGCTGCCAGAACCCAGGATGTGATGCT GTTTACCAAGGTCCTGAGAGTGATGCTACTCCATGTACCTATCACCCAGGGGCACCTCGGTTTCATGAGGG GATGAAGTCTTGGAGCTGCTGTGGTATCCAGACTCTGGATTTTGGTGCATTCCTGGCACAGCCAGGATGTAGAGTTGGTAGACATGATTGGGCAAAGCAG CTGCCAGCATCTTGCCGCCATGATTGGCACCAGACAGATTCCTTGGTAGTGCTGACGGTCTATGGCCAGATTCCACTTCCTGCATTCAACTGGGTGAAGGCGAGTCAAACTGAG gtCATAAACGTGGAGCAGAGCTCTGTCTCTTTGATGCCATCACGGGTTGAAATCTCCCTGGTCAAGGCTGACCCGGGATCCTGGGCTCAGCTGGAACACCCTGACTCACTAGCTAAGAAGGCTAGGGCAGGGGTTTTACTAGAGATGGATGGGGAAGAATCTGAGGATTCAGATGATGACCTGAGCTggacagaggaggaagatgaagaggaggaagaagctaTGGGGGAATAG
- the Itgb1bp2 gene encoding integrin beta-1-binding protein 2 isoform X1, translating to MSLFCYNKGCGQHFDPNTNLPDSCHYHPGVPIFHDALKGWSCCRKRTVDFSEFLNIQGCAVGPHCAEKLPEVPPQPEAPATSSLQEQKPLNTIPKSAETLFRERPKSEMPPKLLPLLISQALGVALEQKELDQEPGAGLDSSRIWTGSSCQNPGCDAVYQGPESDATPCTYHPGAPRFHEGMKSWSCCGIQTLDFGAFLAQPGCRVGRHDWAKQLPASCRHDWHQTDSLVVLTVYGQIPLPAFNWVKASQTELHVHVVFDGNRVFQAQMKLWGVINVEQSSVSLMPSRVEISLVKADPGSWAQLEHPDSLAKKARAGVLLEMDGEESEDSDDDLSWTEEEDEEEEEAMGE from the exons ATGTCTCTGTTCTGCTATAACAAAGGCTGTGGGCAACACTTTGACCCCAATACCAATCTCCCTG ATTCCTGTCACTATCATCCTGGGGTTCCAATCTTTCATGATGCACTTAAG GGTTGGTCCTGCTGCCGAAAGCGAACTGTAGATTTCTCTGAGTTCTTAAACATTCAG GGCTGTGCTGTGGGACCACACTGTGCTGAGAAGCTTCCTGAGGTCCCTCCTCAGCCTGAGGCCCCTGCCACAAGCTCACTTCAGGAGCAAAAACCTCTGAATACAATTCCAAAGTCAGCAGAGACCTTGTTCCGAGAAAGGCCTAA GTCTGAGATGCCTCCCAAACTGCTGCCACTTCTTATATCTCAAGCCCTGGGAGTGGCTTTGGAACAGAAGGAACTAGACCAGGAACCTGGAGCAG GACTTGACAGTAGTCGCATCTGGACTGGTTCCAGCTGCCAGAACCCAGGATGTGATGCT GTTTACCAAGGTCCTGAGAGTGATGCTACTCCATGTACCTATCACCCAGGGGCACCTCGGTTTCATGAGGG GATGAAGTCTTGGAGCTGCTGTGGTATCCAGACTCTGGATTTTGGTGCATTCCTGGCACAGCCAGGATGTAGAGTTGGTAGACATGATTGGGCAAAGCAG CTGCCAGCATCTTGCCGCCATGATTGGCACCAGACAGATTCCTTGGTAGTGCTGACGGTCTATGGCCAGATTCCACTTCCTGCATTCAACTGGGTGAAGGCGAGTCAAACTGAG CTTCATGTCCACGTTGTCTTTGATGGTAACCGTGTGTTCCAAGCACAGATGAAGCTCTGGGGG gtCATAAACGTGGAGCAGAGCTCTGTCTCTTTGATGCCATCACGGGTTGAAATCTCCCTGGTCAAGGCTGACCCGGGATCCTGGGCTCAGCTGGAACACCCTGACTCACTAGCTAAGAAGGCTAGGGCAGGGGTTTTACTAGAGATGGATGGGGAAGAATCTGAGGATTCAGATGATGACCTGAGCTggacagaggaggaagatgaagaggaggaagaagctaTGGGGGAATAG